The segment CCTGCTGTGATCGGTACGGCTCGTTGCACCACCCGCCATGAACTTGCTCGCTGCCATGCGTTACTTGGTGTCGCTGGACGAGCACCGCCACTTTGGCCGTGCCGCTCAGGCTTGCCACATCACGCAGCCAGCGCTCTCTAACGCGCTGCGTGCGCTAGAGGCTGAGTTTGGCGTGATGATTGTGCAGCGCGGCCGGGTTTATGCCGGCCTGACCGCTGAAGGCTTGCAAGTGCTGCAAACCGGGCAAGAGATGCTGCAAAAAGAGGCGCATCTGCGGCAAACCTTGTCCGCCCAAGCAGGCTGCTTGCAAGGGCGCTTGCGCATGGCGGCTGTGCCCACCGCCATGCCCATGCTGGTGCGATTTGCCGCGCTGCTGCGCAGCCAGCACCCGGGCGTGGTGCCGGTGCTGCAAGCTATGAGTTCCCCCGAGTTAGAGCGTGGGCTTGAGGATTTAAGTTTGGATGTGGCGCTGGGTTACAGCGACCGTATTCGCAATGCGCGCACCCAGTGCCAAGCGCAATACCAAGAGCAGTATTACTGGTTGAGTCGCGTGGCCAATGCGCCTGCGGCCGAGGCTGCTTTGCAGTGGGGCGATGCTTTGCCATGGGCCAAGGTGGAGCAGAGCAATCTTTGCTTGCTGACCCCTGAGATGCACAACCGCCAATTGGTGGAGCGCACTTTTCAATCCCTAGGCCTGCCGCTGCGCGTAGCAATGGAGACCAATTCTGTGCAAGCCTTGCTGCAGGCGGTGGTTGATGCCGGCATGAGCAGCATTGTGCCCGGCGCGGTGCTAGCAACGGCTCAAGCCACGCCGGGCTTGCAGGCAATGGCCTTGGTTGAGCCTGTGGTGAGCAGTGAAGTGGCCTTTATCTATCAGCAAGAACAGGCCGCGATGCCCGTCCTGCAAGCTGCGCTGGCACTGATGGGGGATGCTGCTTGGCGTGCGCAATGCCAGTTGCATGCCGGTGCGCTGGTGCATTAATAGCTATTAAAAGGCTTTATGTGCAATCAATATAAGGACTGATTGCTCTCATTTTTATATTGAATGATGGCATTGCCTTAAGTGATTTGACGCAGACCCTGGCTGCGATTGAAATGCAAGACTAAGGCCATCGCGCAGATGGCGGAGAGCTTGCGATGAACGAACAAAAAATTGCCTTCTACAAAGGCCCCGCGGGTGGCTGGGGTGCGCTTAACAGTGTCAAGAACACGTTGCTGCACCAGGATATTCCGCTCAAGGGCGCGAAAACGCTGCTCTCGGCCAATCAGCCCGATGGTTTTGACTGCCCGGGCTGCGCATGGCCTGACCGCAACCATGCATCCACATTTGAGTTTTGTGAAAATGGCGTCAAAGCGGTAGCGGCTGAAGCCACCGCTCGCCGCGCAGGCCCTGAGCTGTTTGCCCAATACACAGTCAGCGAGCTGGCGGCGCAAAGTGACTATTGGCTGGAAGACCAAGGCCGCCTGATCGAGCCTATGGTGTATGACGCGGCCAGTGACCGTTACCGTCCGATTGGCTGGGACGATGCGTTTGCCATCATCGCCAAGCACCTGAAGGCGCTGCCGGATCCGAATCAGGCGATTTTCTACACATCAGGCCGCGCCAGTAACGAGGCCGCGTTTTTGTACCAATTGTTTGTGCGTGCGTACGGCACCAACAATTTCCCCGATTGCTCCAACATGTGCCATGAGCCTAGCGGCACCGCCATGCGAGAGCAGCTGGGTGTGGGCAAGGGGACGGTGGAACTGGTCGATTTTGAAAAGGCGGATGCCATCTTCATCTTTGGCCAAAACCCCGGCACCAACCATCCGCGCATGCTGGCGGAGCTGCGTGCGGCGCACAAACGCGGTGCTCGTATTGTCAGCTTTAACCCGCTGCGCGAGCGTGGTCTGGAGCGCTTTGCGGACCCGCAGGACAAGCTGGAGATGGCAACGTTGGGCTCCTCGCCCATCAGCACGCATTACTTTCAGCTGCGCATAGGCGGCGATTTGGCTGCGCTCAGTGGCATGGTTAAACATGTGCTGGAGCAAGAAGCTGAGCGCGGCAATGTGCTGGACCACGCGTTTATTGCCGAGCACTGCGTTGGCCTGAGCGAGCTGCAAGCCAGCGTGCAGTCTGAGAGTTGGCAGGCGCTGCAAGAAGCCTCTGGCCTGACGCAGGCGCAGATGCGGGCAGCGGCCGATATTTACTTGGGCGCGAACAGCGTGATTGCCTGCTGGGGCATGGGCATTACCCAGCACGAGCATTCGGTGGCCACCATTCAGATGATTAACAACTTGCTGCTGCTGCGCGGCCATATTGGCCGCCCGGGGGCTGGGCCTTGCCCGGTGCGCGGGCACAGCAATGTGCAGGGTGACCGCACCATGGGCATTTGGGAAAAGCCGCCAGCGGCCTTGCTCGATCGCATTCGGGATGTGTATGGCTTTGAGCCGCCGCGCGACTATGGGGTGGATGCGGTCGAGGCGATTAAGCAAATGCGCGCAGGCCAAGGCAAGGTGTTTTTTGCCTTGGGCGGCAACTTTGCAGCGGCGACGCCAGATACCTATGAAACGTGGAAGGCGCTGCAGCGCTGTGATTTGACCGTGCATGTCACTACCAAGCTCAACCGCAGCCATGTTGTGCATGGCAAGCAGGCGCTGATCTTGCCTTGTCTGGGCCGCACCGAGATTGATATGCAAGGCGGCCAGCCGCAGGGCGTGACGGTGGAAGATTCGATGAGCATGGTGCATCTCTCCATGGGCATTAACCCACCAGCGTCGCCGCATTTGCTGTCTGAGCCCGCCATCGTGGCGCGGCTGGCGCATGCCACCTTGGGCGCAAGCAGCCACATTGATTGGCTGAGCTTGGCGCAGGACTACGCGCTGATTCGCGATGAGATTGAAAAAGTCTTTCCTGACTTTGCCAATTTCAACCAGCGCGTTGCCGTGCCAGGAGGCTTTCGCCTGCGCAATACCGCCAGTGAAAGAAACTGGCTAACGGCAACAGGCAAGGCCGCATTCTTTGCCCATGCACTGCCCAAAGAAACAGCGCAGCAGCGCGCACAAAAGCGGATGCCAGAGCAGCAGGTTTTTACCCTGCAAACCACGCGCTCGCATGACCAGTACAACACCACCATCTATGGCATGGACGACCGCTATCGCGGCGTTTACGGCCAGCGCCGCGTGTTGTTCATGAATGCTGAAGATATTCGCGCACTGGGTATGCAGGATGGCGATTGGGTCAACATCCAAACCGTGTGGGATGACGGCCAAGAACGCCGCGCGGATGGCTTCAAGCTCGTTGCCTATGACACACCCCGCGGCAACTTGGCCGCTTACTACCCGGAGACCAACCCCTTGGTGCCGTTGACAGCGGTGGCGGTGCGGGCGGGCACGCCCACTTCTAAATCGATTCCGGTGATTTTGGAGCGGGCGACGGCTCCAGATTCGGATGCCTAGCATGCTTGACGATGTGCCATTCGCTGCGCGCTTGCTGATGACGCTGGCCCAGTTGCAGGGCGCTAGCTCAGAGGCGGTTTCATTGCCGCGTCTGGGCAAGCATCTGGGGCAAAGCGCCAGCGTGCTGATGCGCGAGCTAAGCGCTTTGGGTGATGCACAGCTGGGCGGTGTGCGCGGCCCGGGCTGGGTACATATCCACCATGTGGATGGGCACTGGCGAGCTGGGCTGACGGATGCCGGGCGTGCCGTGGTGCAGCACTGGCTGGCCGCGCAAAGTTAGCATCAAACTAGTGTTTTTAGCTTTGATGAATGAAGCGCCTGCAGCACCTTGTCTGGGGTGAAGGGCACTTCGTAAAAGCGCTGGCCTGTGGCGTCAAACAAGGCATTGGCCAGTGCGGCAGGGCCGGGCACGGAGGCCGATTCTCCGGCGCCCAAGGGCGGCTCGCTTTGCCTGTCCATGAGCAAAACCTCAATCGGCGGAATTTGCTGAAAGCCGATGATGGGGTAGCTGCCCCACTCACGGCTGGCTGCGCCTTGTGCGTTGAACTGGACTTGCTCCATCAGGCTGCGGCTTAGGGTCTGGATGACGTTGCCGTGAATTTGGTGCTGCACGCCAGCGGGGTTGACCATCATTCCCGTGTCTTGCCCTAAAACGATGCGTTTGACGGTGATGACGCCCGTTTCTGGGTGAACGCTGATGTCAATCACCCATGCCGCCCAAGCTGCACCAAAACCGGGAAAGCGGCTGTGAATATAGCGAGCGTAGGCTACGCCTCGGCCATGCAGCAGACCGTCTTCTGCGGGGGTGCCTCGGCTGCCGGCTGCGCCCGCAAGCCAGCTGGCTTTATCGGCAGTGGCTTGAATGAGCTCAATGGCGCGCTGGTCGTCTAAGTTCTGAATGCGGTAAGCCACAGGGTCTGCATGGGCGGCGTGGGCTAGCTCATCAATCATGCAGTCATGCGCAAAGGAGTTGGGCATGGCAGATACCCCGCGAATCCACGAGGAGCGCACCAGCGGCGCCATATCGTGGCAGCGCACTTGCTGGCTGGGGTAGCGGTAGGGCGGCACGGCAGTGCGGTCGCCCATCTCCAGAGTTCGCGGCACACCTGAGACTTTGCCCGTCAGCAGCAGGGCCATCAGGGGCGCGTCGTTGGAGGGGTAGCTCACTGCAAAATCGTAGTTCAGCAGCTTGCCTTGTGCATCGATGCAGGCCTGCACATCCATGAGCTGGGCTGTGCCCTTGGGGTCCCATTGATTTTCTTGTTCTCGCGTGAGTTGCACACGCACCGGGGTGCCAACGGCCATCGATAAAAGAGCTGCATCGGCGCAGACATCGTCAGCGCAATTGCGGCCGTAGCAGCCTGCAGCTTCCATGCGCACAATTTCAATGTTTCCCTCGCCGAGCTGCACCAAACGGTTGAGGTCGGTGCGCAGCATGTGCGGGTTTTGGGTTCCGGCCCAGATGGTGAGTTGGCCTTTTTGAAAGCTGGCGACTGCGCAAGATGGGCCAATGGAGGCGTGCATCTGGTAAGGCCAGACATAGCTGCGCTTGAGGGCGATGCTCTCACCGGCGCTGCTTGCGACCGGCTGATCCACCAAAGGGCGCAAGCTGCTGGGGTTGGCGCGAATGGCTTTGCTAAGGTCGCCAAGGTCAGGCGCTGGTGGAATACTTTTCCACTGCACTTTAAGAGTGCGCATGGCTTCAATGGCTTGCTCTTCGCGGTCTGCGACCACGCCCACGAAGTCACCCTGAACCACGACTTGGACGCGCCCGGCCAGGTGCTCTACCGATGAGTGATCCACATTCAGCAGGCATTGGCCGATGAAGTCACCACCATCGCGCCCGGGGTGAGGGGGGCGAATGACACGGCCGTGGCGCATGCCGGGCAGGCGCACATCGTGCACAAAGCTCAGTTGCCCTGTGGCCTTGGCGGGGATGTCAACGCGGGCGGTGCTGCGACCGACGATTTGATATTCCTCACTGGGCTTGAGCTTAACTTCCTGGTCTGGCGCTGCCAGCGTGAGTGGTGTGTTGGGCTG is part of the Comamonas sp. Y33R10-2 genome and harbors:
- a CDS encoding molybdopterin cofactor-binding domain-containing protein → MNLPDPQALHQQLHSRPATLLVVRQPVAPPKPAAGQPGSATDYVQSNAEIFVAILAGTGNAPKASADDWQILAFNGHVDLGTGIRTALTQIVAEELSVEIPQVHMVLGHTSAAPNQGPTIASASIQISAIPLRRAAAQAREHLLALAAIHFDCQVQYLSTRQGNIYLKRPNDERQISFGQLLAQQPNTPLTLAAPDQEVKLKPSEEYQIVGRSTARVDIPAKATGQLSFVHDVRLPGMRHGRVIRPPHPGRDGGDFIGQCLLNVDHSSVEHLAGRVQVVVQGDFVGVVADREEQAIEAMRTLKVQWKSIPPAPDLGDLSKAIRANPSSLRPLVDQPVASSAGESIALKRSYVWPYQMHASIGPSCAVASFQKGQLTIWAGTQNPHMLRTDLNRLVQLGEGNIEIVRMEAAGCYGRNCADDVCADAALLSMAVGTPVRVQLTREQENQWDPKGTAQLMDVQACIDAQGKLLNYDFAVSYPSNDAPLMALLLTGKVSGVPRTLEMGDRTAVPPYRYPSQQVRCHDMAPLVRSSWIRGVSAMPNSFAHDCMIDELAHAAHADPVAYRIQNLDDQRAIELIQATADKASWLAGAAGSRGTPAEDGLLHGRGVAYARYIHSRFPGFGAAWAAWVIDISVHPETGVITVKRIVLGQDTGMMVNPAGVQHQIHGNVIQTLSRSLMEQVQFNAQGAASREWGSYPIIGFQQIPPIEVLLMDRQSEPPLGAGESASVPGPAALANALFDATGQRFYEVPFTPDKVLQALHSSKLKTLV
- a CDS encoding LysR substrate-binding domain-containing protein, whose amino-acid sequence is MNLLAAMRYLVSLDEHRHFGRAAQACHITQPALSNALRALEAEFGVMIVQRGRVYAGLTAEGLQVLQTGQEMLQKEAHLRQTLSAQAGCLQGRLRMAAVPTAMPMLVRFAALLRSQHPGVVPVLQAMSSPELERGLEDLSLDVALGYSDRIRNARTQCQAQYQEQYYWLSRVANAPAAEAALQWGDALPWAKVEQSNLCLLTPEMHNRQLVERTFQSLGLPLRVAMETNSVQALLQAVVDAGMSSIVPGAVLATAQATPGLQAMALVEPVVSSEVAFIYQQEQAAMPVLQAALALMGDAAWRAQCQLHAGALVH
- a CDS encoding FdhF/YdeP family oxidoreductase produces the protein MNEQKIAFYKGPAGGWGALNSVKNTLLHQDIPLKGAKTLLSANQPDGFDCPGCAWPDRNHASTFEFCENGVKAVAAEATARRAGPELFAQYTVSELAAQSDYWLEDQGRLIEPMVYDAASDRYRPIGWDDAFAIIAKHLKALPDPNQAIFYTSGRASNEAAFLYQLFVRAYGTNNFPDCSNMCHEPSGTAMREQLGVGKGTVELVDFEKADAIFIFGQNPGTNHPRMLAELRAAHKRGARIVSFNPLRERGLERFADPQDKLEMATLGSSPISTHYFQLRIGGDLAALSGMVKHVLEQEAERGNVLDHAFIAEHCVGLSELQASVQSESWQALQEASGLTQAQMRAAADIYLGANSVIACWGMGITQHEHSVATIQMINNLLLLRGHIGRPGAGPCPVRGHSNVQGDRTMGIWEKPPAALLDRIRDVYGFEPPRDYGVDAVEAIKQMRAGQGKVFFALGGNFAAATPDTYETWKALQRCDLTVHVTTKLNRSHVVHGKQALILPCLGRTEIDMQGGQPQGVTVEDSMSMVHLSMGINPPASPHLLSEPAIVARLAHATLGASSHIDWLSLAQDYALIRDEIEKVFPDFANFNQRVAVPGGFRLRNTASERNWLTATGKAAFFAHALPKETAQQRAQKRMPEQQVFTLQTTRSHDQYNTTIYGMDDRYRGVYGQRRVLFMNAEDIRALGMQDGDWVNIQTVWDDGQERRADGFKLVAYDTPRGNLAAYYPETNPLVPLTAVAVRAGTPTSKSIPVILERATAPDSDA